The Mesorhizobium sp. M1D.F.Ca.ET.043.01.1.1 genome contains a region encoding:
- a CDS encoding MarR family winged helix-turn-helix transcriptional regulator codes for MTEAQHLGFSRCNNATLRRAARRLGRFYDDALAPSGLKGTQFGLLYQIHVSSEPAMGAIAEALIMDLSALGHTLKPLIRDGYVETFADKEDRRIKRVRLTPQGEVKLDEAVKLWSAAQRQFEDKVGAEQAAKLRAALDAVAALDLEITAAAPSI; via the coding sequence ATGACCGAAGCTCAGCACCTTGGATTCAGCCGTTGCAACAACGCCACCTTGCGGCGCGCCGCGCGCAGGCTCGGCCGCTTCTATGACGACGCGCTGGCGCCTTCCGGCCTCAAGGGCACGCAGTTCGGCCTGCTCTACCAGATCCATGTCAGCAGCGAGCCGGCGATGGGCGCCATCGCCGAAGCGCTGATCATGGACCTGTCGGCGCTCGGCCACACGCTGAAGCCGCTGATCCGCGACGGCTATGTCGAGACTTTTGCCGACAAGGAGGATCGCCGCATCAAGCGCGTGCGGCTGACGCCGCAGGGAGAGGTTAAGCTCGACGAGGCGGTCAAGCTGTGGAGCGCCGCCCAGCGGCAATTCGAGGACAAGGTGGGCGCGGAGCAGGCCGCGAAGCTGCGCGCGGCGCTGGACGCGGTAGCCGCGCTGGATTTGGAAATTACGGCGGCCGCTCCTTCCATCTGA
- a CDS encoding SDR family oxidoreductase has product MSTKDNKGTAVITGASSGIGAVYADRLAGQGYDLVLVARRADRLEEVADRLAYAYGRKVKTIVADLSIDADLRRVEQAVATDESVTLLINNAGMGGIETVADADADAAEQMIKVNVVALTRLTRAVLPGLLARNRGAIINIASVVAYGIAVGGIYSGTKAYVVNFTEALQKEVAGTKVRAQVVLPGPIRTEFWDVSGISLDRINQDWVMSADDLVDAALAGFGQGETVTAPGLADAAGLEAYLGARDQFYGSLFAGKPAARYAV; this is encoded by the coding sequence ATGAGCACGAAGGACAACAAGGGCACGGCCGTGATCACCGGCGCGTCCTCGGGCATCGGCGCGGTCTATGCCGACCGACTGGCCGGGCAGGGCTACGATCTGGTGCTGGTGGCGCGGCGCGCCGACCGACTGGAGGAAGTGGCGGACAGGCTGGCCTATGCCTATGGCCGCAAGGTCAAGACGATCGTCGCCGATCTCTCCATCGACGCCGATCTGCGCCGGGTCGAGCAGGCGGTCGCGACGGACGAGAGCGTGACGCTGCTGATCAACAATGCCGGCATGGGCGGCATCGAGACGGTGGCCGACGCCGACGCTGACGCTGCCGAACAGATGATCAAGGTCAATGTCGTTGCCTTGACGCGGCTGACCCGCGCGGTGCTGCCGGGGCTGCTGGCGCGCAACCGCGGCGCCATCATCAACATCGCCTCGGTGGTCGCCTATGGCATCGCCGTCGGCGGCATCTACAGCGGCACCAAGGCCTATGTGGTCAACTTCACCGAAGCGCTGCAGAAGGAGGTCGCCGGCACCAAGGTGAGGGCGCAGGTCGTTCTGCCCGGGCCGATCCGCACCGAGTTCTGGGACGTCTCCGGGATCAGTCTCGACAGGATCAACCAGGACTGGGTGATGAGCGCCGACGACCTGGTCGACGCGGCGCTTGCCGGGTTCGGCCAGGGCGAGACCGTCACCGCGCCCGGTCTGGCCGATGCGGCCGGGCTGGAGGCCTATCTCGGCGCGCGGGACCAGTTCTACGGCAGCCTTTTCGCCGGCAAGCCGGCGGCGCGCTACGCGGTATAG
- a CDS encoding LysE family translocator, with the protein MSETIIPLVLFALISTSTPGIATTLSTASGAQFGFRRSVPLMAGSAAGLASVAAAGAAGLAGLLAAVPSLQLAMKIAGSLYLIWLAIRIGRSGPPNLDVSMASPNSFLGGAGIQWVNPKGWAMGLGAAASFAALADGPLQLALLLGAVFGLAAAFSLSLWCVAGTLLARLLSTERQWRALNIVLGLLLAASILQMWRPA; encoded by the coding sequence ATGTCCGAAACCATTATCCCCCTCGTGCTGTTCGCGCTAATCTCGACTTCGACGCCCGGCATCGCCACAACGCTGTCGACGGCGTCCGGCGCGCAGTTCGGCTTTCGCCGCTCCGTGCCGCTGATGGCCGGCAGCGCCGCGGGACTGGCCTCGGTGGCCGCGGCGGGCGCGGCCGGGCTTGCCGGGCTGCTGGCCGCCGTCCCTTCCCTGCAGCTCGCCATGAAGATCGCCGGCTCGCTCTATCTGATCTGGCTGGCGATCAGGATCGGCCGCAGCGGTCCGCCCAATCTCGACGTGAGCATGGCCAGCCCCAACAGCTTCCTCGGCGGCGCCGGCATCCAGTGGGTGAACCCGAAAGGCTGGGCGATGGGACTGGGCGCCGCCGCATCCTTCGCGGCGCTCGCCGACGGTCCCTTGCAGCTGGCGCTGCTGCTCGGCGCCGTGTTCGGCCTTGCGGCGGCATTCTCGCTGTCGCTGTGGTGCGTGGCCGGCACGCTGCTTGCGCGGCTGCTCAGCACCGAGCGGCAGTGGCGCGCGCTCAACATCGTGCTTGGCCTGCTGCTGGCCGCCTCGATCCTGCAGATGTGGCGGCCAGCCTGA
- a CDS encoding LysR substrate-binding domain-containing protein, whose amino-acid sequence MIRDLDTTLVRTFVAAADKASMTGAANALNLTQGAVSQQIKRLEEVLGQTLFGRDRRGLKLTRSGERLLDKGRRFLQLNDEILAEISGKAVAGRVRIGVPYDLVGTLLQPVLKTYAEAHPQVEISLVCASSPELAAALAAGTIDLAVIEERSGPTAGECLLVDRLVWVGARGGSARLKRPLPVSMVADSCAFRPAVLAALGAHGLDWRTVFENGNIDATTATVRADLAVTTWLASTVPADLDILSDAGLPALPNFSVNLHVPKHAIAPAAEAFAAHIRKGLARHRQAA is encoded by the coding sequence ATGATCCGTGATCTCGACACCACGCTCGTGCGCACCTTCGTCGCGGCAGCCGACAAGGCGAGCATGACGGGCGCTGCCAATGCCCTCAATCTGACCCAAGGCGCCGTCAGCCAGCAGATCAAGCGGCTGGAGGAGGTTCTCGGCCAGACACTGTTCGGGCGCGACCGGCGCGGCTTGAAGCTGACGCGTTCCGGCGAACGGCTGCTCGACAAGGGGAGGCGCTTTCTGCAGCTCAATGACGAGATCCTGGCGGAGATAAGCGGCAAGGCGGTTGCCGGCCGGGTGCGCATCGGCGTGCCTTACGACCTTGTCGGCACATTGCTGCAACCCGTGCTCAAGACTTACGCCGAAGCCCACCCGCAGGTGGAGATATCGCTGGTCTGCGCCTCCTCGCCGGAACTTGCGGCGGCACTGGCGGCAGGGACGATCGATCTCGCCGTCATCGAGGAGCGGTCCGGTCCGACGGCAGGCGAATGCCTGCTGGTCGACCGCCTGGTCTGGGTCGGGGCGAGGGGCGGCTCAGCGCGCCTGAAGCGGCCGCTGCCGGTGTCGATGGTTGCGGACAGCTGCGCCTTCCGTCCGGCGGTGCTGGCAGCGCTCGGCGCGCATGGGCTCGACTGGCGCACAGTGTTCGAGAACGGCAATATCGACGCCACGACAGCAACGGTGCGCGCCGATCTTGCGGTGACCACCTGGCTCGCCTCGACAGTTCCGGCCGATCTCGACATCCTGTCCGATGCCGGCCTTCCGGCCCTGCCGAATTTTTCCGTCAACCTGCATGTGCCGAAGCATGCCATCGCGCCGGCGGCAGAGGCGTTCGCGGCGCATATCCGCAAGGGGCTGGCGCGCCATCGCCAGGCGGCGTGA
- a CDS encoding dihydrofolate reductase family protein, which translates to MRKIIAATFVSLDGVMQAPGGPEEDPVGGFKFGGWTFHYFDEVAGAGLDELFSKPFALLLGRRTYDIFAAYWPYQKDPIADAFNPATKYVATHRPDSLTWQNTQSLGPDVVARLRELKQEDGPDLLIQGSGNLIQTLLANGLIDEIRLMTFPLLLGKGKRLFGDDAMPAAFKLVRSQATSTGVVMATYERGGEIRTGSFAHQEPSEAELERRKNWK; encoded by the coding sequence ATGCGAAAAATCATAGCCGCCACCTTCGTCAGCCTCGACGGCGTCATGCAGGCGCCCGGCGGACCGGAAGAGGATCCGGTCGGCGGCTTCAAGTTCGGAGGCTGGACCTTCCATTACTTTGACGAGGTGGCGGGTGCGGGTTTGGATGAACTGTTCTCCAAACCCTTCGCCCTGCTGCTTGGCCGCAGAACCTACGACATCTTCGCCGCATACTGGCCGTATCAGAAAGATCCGATCGCGGATGCCTTCAACCCTGCGACCAAATATGTGGCGACGCATCGTCCGGATTCGCTCACCTGGCAGAACACCCAGTCGCTCGGGCCGGACGTCGTTGCAAGACTTAGGGAACTCAAACAGGAAGACGGACCTGACCTGCTCATCCAGGGGTCTGGCAATCTGATCCAGACCCTGCTCGCCAACGGGCTGATCGACGAGATCCGGTTGATGACCTTCCCGCTGCTGCTGGGCAAGGGCAAGCGGCTGTTCGGCGATGATGCGATGCCGGCCGCCTTCAAGCTTGTCAGGTCGCAGGCCACCAGCACCGGCGTCGTCATGGCGACCTATGAGCGTGGCGGCGAGATCCGCACGGGTTCCTTCGCTCATCAGGAGCCTTCCGAGGCCGAACTCGAGCGGCGCAAGAACTGGAAGTAG
- a CDS encoding methyltransferase domain-containing protein, protein MTGSDDARRFYAKLMAAHARSADPRIEEVFTSVPREAFLGPGPWTVFAGDGGFKTPTADPSYIYQNVLVVLDADKGINNGEPVLHAMWIGKVGPKPGEAVTHIGAGTGYYTALLAKLVEPGGSVTAFEIEADLARQARINLAAYGNVEVVPGDAVASPVPPSDVIYVNAAVVAPPAAWLKALRPGGRLIFPWRPADRIGLAVLVTRMQAGFACQPFMGSWFIPCVGASVAGPEAKVPTRERAARTRSIWLSEDKAPDRTATAVFGDVWFSSRIIRGGKR, encoded by the coding sequence ATGACCGGATCGGACGACGCCCGAAGATTCTACGCCAAGCTGATGGCCGCGCATGCGCGGTCAGCCGATCCGCGCATCGAGGAGGTGTTCACCTCGGTGCCGCGCGAGGCCTTTCTCGGGCCTGGGCCGTGGACCGTCTTTGCCGGCGACGGCGGGTTCAAGACGCCGACCGCCGATCCGAGCTACATCTATCAGAACGTGCTGGTGGTGCTCGATGCCGACAAGGGCATCAACAACGGCGAGCCGGTTCTGCACGCCATGTGGATCGGCAAGGTGGGACCGAAGCCCGGCGAGGCCGTCACCCATATCGGCGCCGGCACCGGCTACTACACGGCGCTGCTGGCGAAGCTGGTCGAGCCCGGCGGCAGCGTCACCGCCTTCGAGATTGAAGCCGACCTCGCCCGGCAAGCCAGGATCAACCTCGCAGCCTATGGCAATGTCGAGGTCGTTCCCGGCGACGCCGTCGCCAGCCCGGTGCCGCCCTCCGATGTCATCTATGTCAATGCCGCGGTCGTTGCCCCTCCCGCGGCATGGTTGAAAGCGCTCAGACCCGGCGGCCGCCTGATCTTCCCCTGGCGGCCGGCGGACCGCATCGGCCTCGCCGTGCTGGTCACCCGCATGCAGGCGGGTTTCGCCTGCCAGCCCTTCATGGGCTCGTGGTTCATCCCGTGCGTCGGCGCTTCCGTCGCCGGCCCCGAGGCAAAAGTGCCGACCCGCGAGCGCGCCGCCCGCACGCGCTCGATCTGGCTGAGCGAAGACAAAGCACCCGACCGCACCGCCACCGCCGTGTTCGGCGATGTCTGGTTCTCGTCGCGCATCATTCGCGGCGGCAAACGCTGA
- a CDS encoding Nramp family divalent metal transporter, translating to MSDAEAAAVSSSSWQFARADAGEQPSLREVNATIAVPRAGVWFRRLFAFMGPGYMVSVGYMDPGNWATDLAGGAQFGYTLLFVIMLSNLMAILLQALAARLGIATGRDLAQACRAYYPRSVNFLLWIACELAIIACDLAEVIGTAIALQLLFGIPLIGGAVLTALDAFLVLLLMNKGFRYLEAFVVALLIIIFGCFAIQIFVAAPPAGSILHSMFVPSSQIVTNPTMLYIAIGIIGATVMPHNLYLHSSIVQTRAYQRTDAGKRDAIKWATTDSTIALILALFVNASILIVAAVAFHGTGHKDVAEIGQAFELLSPLLGLSIASILFAIALLASGLNSTVTATLAGQIVMEGFLRLRIPQWARRLLTRGIAIVPVVIVTALYGEKGTAQLLVFSQVILSMQLPFAVVPLVQFVSDKKKMGNFAIPRGVAALAWVVAAIILVLNFKLLFDTFAG from the coding sequence ATGTCCGACGCCGAAGCAGCCGCCGTATCCAGTTCCTCGTGGCAATTTGCCCGGGCCGATGCGGGCGAGCAGCCCAGCCTGCGCGAGGTCAACGCCACGATCGCGGTGCCGCGGGCCGGCGTCTGGTTCCGCCGGCTGTTCGCCTTCATGGGCCCGGGCTACATGGTGTCGGTCGGCTATATGGACCCGGGCAACTGGGCGACCGACCTCGCCGGCGGCGCGCAGTTTGGCTACACGCTGCTTTTCGTCATCATGCTGTCGAACCTGATGGCGATCCTTTTGCAGGCGCTGGCCGCGCGTCTCGGCATCGCCACCGGCCGCGACCTCGCGCAGGCCTGCCGCGCCTATTATCCGCGCTCGGTCAATTTCCTGCTCTGGATCGCCTGCGAACTGGCGATCATCGCCTGCGATCTCGCCGAGGTGATCGGCACGGCGATCGCGCTGCAGCTCTTGTTCGGCATTCCGCTGATCGGCGGCGCGGTGCTCACCGCGCTCGACGCCTTCCTTGTGCTGCTGCTCATGAACAAGGGCTTCCGCTACCTCGAAGCTTTCGTGGTCGCGCTGCTGATCATCATCTTCGGCTGCTTCGCCATCCAGATCTTCGTCGCCGCGCCGCCGGCCGGTTCGATCCTGCACTCGATGTTCGTGCCGTCGTCGCAGATCGTCACCAACCCGACGATGCTCTACATCGCCATCGGCATCATCGGCGCCACCGTGATGCCGCATAATCTCTACCTGCATTCCTCGATCGTGCAGACCCGCGCCTATCAGCGTACCGATGCGGGCAAGCGCGACGCCATCAAGTGGGCGACGACGGATTCGACCATCGCTCTGATCCTGGCGCTGTTCGTCAACGCCTCCATCCTGATCGTCGCTGCCGTGGCCTTCCACGGCACCGGGCACAAGGATGTCGCCGAGATCGGCCAAGCATTTGAATTGCTGTCGCCGCTCTTGGGCCTGAGCATCGCCTCGATCCTGTTCGCGATTGCGCTGCTCGCCTCCGGACTCAACTCGACGGTCACCGCGACGCTCGCCGGCCAGATCGTGATGGAAGGCTTCCTGCGCCTGCGCATCCCGCAATGGGCGCGGCGCCTGCTGACGCGCGGTATCGCCATCGTCCCCGTCGTGATCGTCACCGCGCTCTACGGCGAAAAGGGCACCGCCCAGCTTCTGGTCTTCAGCCAGGTGATCCTGTCGATGCAGTTGCCCTTCGCCGTGGTGCCGCTGGTGCAGTTCGTGTCGGACAAGAAGAAGATGGGCAATTTCGCCATCCCGCGCGGCGTCGCAGCGCTCGCCTGGGTGGTCGCGGCCATCATCCTGGTGCTCAACTTCAAGCTGCTCTTCGACACTTTCGCCGGCTGA